In Oryctolagus cuniculus chromosome X, mOryCun1.1, whole genome shotgun sequence, a single window of DNA contains:
- the ACTRT1 gene encoding actin-related protein T1: MSDSRVLDIPAVIFDNGSGLCKVGLSGDIGPRHIVSSVVGHPKFNISSARANPKKYFVGVEALDKNDSLYLHYPIERGLVTGWDDMEKLWNHLFEVELGVKPSEQPVLLTEPSLNPKETRERTAETMFEKFNVPGFYLANHAVVALYASACVTGLVVDSGEGLTCTVPIFEGYTLPHAVTKLCVAGRDITEHLTRLLLANGCNFPCILNKAVVDDIKEKLCYVAVEPENKRGDVVLRKYKLPDGNVIPIGDQLSQVPEVLFTPDQLGIHNPGLSKMVSSSILKCDVDIQKNLFAEIVLCGGTTLFPGLEERLMNELELLASKGTPIKITASPDRCFSSWIGSSIMTSLSTFKQMWVSSAEFEEFGASVVQRKCF, from the coding sequence ATGTCTGATTCACGTGTGTTAGACATTCCTGCTGTGATTTTTGACAATGGTTCAGGCCTCTGTAAAGTGGGACTGTCTGGAGATATTGGACCCCGTCATATTGTCAGCTCAGTCGTGGGGCATCCTAAATTTAACATATCTTCTGCAAGAGCCAATCCAAAGAAATACTTTGTTGGAGTTGAAGCCCTGGACAAGAATGATTCTTTATATTTGCACTACCCCATTGAGCGTGGACTGGTAACAGGGTGGGATGACATGGAAAAACTCTGGAACCATCTTTTTGAAGTAGAGCTGGGAGTGAAACCCAGTGAACAGCCTGTACTCCTGACTGAGCCCTCCTTGAACCCAAAAGAGACTCGAGAAAGAACTGCAGAAACCATGTTTGAGAAGTTCAACGTTCCAGGTTTCTATCTGGCCAACCATGCTGTGGTagctctctatgcctctgcctgtgtcaccGGCCTTGTGGTCGACAGTGGAGAAGGACTTACCTGCACTGTTCCCATCTTTGAGGGTTACACCCTGCCCCATGCAGTCACCAAGCTCTGCGTGGCAGGAAGAGACATCACAGAGCACCTCACCCGACTCCTCCTTGCTAATGGGTGCAACTTCCCTTGTATCCTGAACAAAGCCGTGGTGGATGACATCAAGGAGAAGCTATGTTATGTCGCTGTAGAGCCAGAGAACAAGAGAGGTGATGTGGTCCTGAGAAAATACAAGCTGCCAGATGGGAATGTCATTCCCATTGGAGACCAGCTGTCCCAAGTGCCTGAGGTTCTTTTTACACCTGATCAACTGGGCATACACAACCCCGGGCTCTCAAAAATGGTTTCCAGCAGCATCTTGAAGTGTGACGTTGACATCCAGAAGAACCTGTTTGCAGAGATTGTGCTGTGTGGTGGTACCACTCTCTTCCCTGGACTGGAGGAAAGACTCATGAATGAActggaactgctggcttccaaaGGGACTCCCATCAAGATCACTGCTTCTCCTGATAGATGTTTCTCTTCGTGGATTGGCTCATCCATTATGACATCTCTGAGCACTTTCAAGCAGATGTGGGTCTCCTCTGCAGAATTCGAGGAGTTTGGGGCCTCTGTGGTTCAGAGGAAATGCTTTTAG